From Lysobacter auxotrophicus, the proteins below share one genomic window:
- a CDS encoding choice-of-anchor Q domain-containing protein — protein MIRIRSLTLALAPMCLFALGAFLPEGAAHAVTRKVTNCNNAGAGSLRAVVASAASGDAIDLRSLKCSSIVLNGAIVVPQDDLRLLGPGTLSLTIDGNRAGRVFLHNGAGTLYIAKLSVSNGLSLVSAGDEGEGGCIRSLGGTVELWRSRVHGCEAYSPEYTSVALLGGGIAAANVTLNFSSVFENKAGIYSYGGGIYATGTARLYYSEVYGHEVTGDGGGIVANVVDASYSTIRDNTANRGGGIACQRLNLNKSTVSGNRAVLRDFLGGYTENEAGGVLVMGSGHSVVADSTISGNAAFNYSAGEFRAGTVTIYNSTITGNIENYPEGDLWHYYPPEYFGRGALHAVSIRLEGTIVAGNQRLQGVPPYDIASGTVTGSHNLIGHSQVPLPADTLTFTDPRVAPLADNGGPTRTHRLLGDSPAIDHGNNLLNRQYDQRGPGFPRTKGPATDIGSYER, from the coding sequence ATGATCCGCATCCGTTCCCTCACGCTCGCGCTCGCCCCGATGTGCCTGTTCGCACTCGGTGCCTTCCTGCCCGAAGGCGCGGCGCACGCGGTCACGCGCAAGGTGACCAACTGCAACAACGCCGGCGCCGGCAGCCTGCGCGCGGTCGTGGCAAGCGCGGCGAGCGGCGACGCCATCGACCTGCGTTCGCTCAAATGCAGCAGCATCGTGCTGAACGGCGCGATCGTCGTGCCGCAGGACGATCTGCGGCTGCTCGGGCCGGGCACCCTCTCGCTCACCATCGACGGCAACCGCGCCGGGCGCGTGTTCCTGCACAACGGCGCCGGCACGCTCTACATCGCAAAGCTCTCGGTCAGCAACGGGCTCTCGCTGGTTTCGGCCGGAGACGAGGGCGAGGGCGGATGCATCCGTTCGCTCGGCGGCACGGTCGAGCTGTGGCGCTCGCGCGTGCACGGCTGCGAGGCGTATTCACCGGAGTACACGTCGGTCGCGCTGCTGGGTGGCGGCATCGCCGCGGCGAACGTGACGCTCAATTTCAGCAGCGTGTTCGAGAACAAGGCCGGTATCTACAGCTACGGCGGCGGCATCTACGCCACCGGCACGGCCCGGCTGTACTACAGCGAGGTCTACGGCCACGAGGTCACCGGCGACGGCGGCGGCATCGTGGCGAACGTGGTGGACGCCAGCTATTCGACGATCCGCGACAACACCGCCAACCGCGGCGGCGGCATCGCGTGCCAGCGGCTGAACCTCAACAAGTCGACGGTGTCGGGCAATCGCGCGGTGTTGCGCGATTTCCTCGGCGGCTACACCGAAAACGAAGCCGGCGGCGTGCTGGTGATGGGCAGCGGGCACAGCGTGGTGGCCGACAGCACGATCTCCGGCAACGCCGCCTTCAACTACAGCGCGGGCGAGTTCCGGGCCGGGACGGTGACGATCTACAACAGCACCATCACGGGCAACATCGAGAACTACCCCGAAGGCGACCTGTGGCATTACTACCCGCCCGAGTACTTCGGCCGGGGCGCGCTGCACGCCGTCTCGATCCGCCTGGAGGGCACCATCGTCGCGGGCAACCAGCGCCTGCAGGGCGTGCCTCCGTACGACATCGCCAGCGGCACGGTCACCGGCAGCCACAATCTCATCGGCCATTCGCAGGTGCCGCTGCCGGCGGACACGCTGACCTTCACCGACCCGCGCGTGGCGCCGCTTGCCGACAACGGCGGGCCGACGCGGACGCACCGGCTGCTTGGCGACAGCCCTGCGATCGACCACGGCAACAACCTGCTCAACCGCCAGTACGACCAGCGCGGCCCGGGTTTCCCGCGCACGAAGGGGCCGGCGACGGATATCGGTTCGTACGAGCGTTGA
- a CDS encoding Hsp70 family protein, producing the protein MRIGIDFGTSYSAAGAVVDGELQLIRFGEEPQFRTTVFFPQRLPDLSEFELTDAMHEEIRQLVGEFRRDQARQHAELRARREEAMKRPEPQRSAALGMIPSPRVRSDLELERDARALVRRRWAAEEMRKAMLEGVDLQRALYGEEAVDAFIEGGAGQLVVSPKSMLGYKLESRARDTLLGIATQLLRHIRLTASAQLGHDVRAAILGRPVRFRSSMKEAGGVQALEILTDAAYAAGFDEVEFLEEPAAAAYGYHAQTQRPRRTLILDIGGGTTDMALADVGGDSAAPIVHDSWGEPVGGTDVDIELSMRGVMPLFGKGVTRTPAHQFYEASAVQDLQRQARFRETSFEHVDAPYGQRLEALKKRGHTVRLNRAVERAKIRLSEAERMTLELDFIETGLSVPIDAARLGDAASPFLHQLRTLMERARDDLDQPPETVYLTGGMSRSPYVPRLVKELFPDAELVAGNASLGVVTGLAHAAAGRRAP; encoded by the coding sequence ATGCGCATCGGGATCGACTTCGGCACCAGCTATTCGGCCGCCGGCGCCGTCGTGGACGGCGAACTCCAGCTGATCCGCTTCGGCGAGGAGCCGCAGTTCCGCACCACGGTGTTCTTCCCGCAGCGCTTGCCGGACCTGTCGGAGTTCGAACTCACCGACGCGATGCACGAGGAGATCCGCCAGCTCGTGGGCGAATTCCGCCGCGACCAGGCGCGGCAGCATGCGGAACTGCGCGCCCGTCGCGAGGAAGCCATGAAGCGTCCGGAACCGCAGCGAAGCGCCGCGCTCGGCATGATCCCCTCGCCGCGCGTGCGCTCGGACCTCGAGCTGGAACGCGACGCCCGCGCACTCGTGCGTCGGCGCTGGGCGGCCGAAGAGATGCGCAAGGCGATGCTGGAAGGCGTCGACCTGCAGCGGGCGCTGTACGGCGAGGAAGCCGTCGATGCGTTCATCGAAGGCGGCGCCGGCCAGCTGGTCGTGTCGCCCAAGTCGATGCTCGGCTACAAGCTCGAATCGCGTGCGCGCGACACGCTGCTGGGCATCGCGACGCAGCTGTTGCGCCACATCCGCCTGACCGCGAGCGCGCAGCTCGGGCACGACGTGCGCGCGGCGATCCTCGGGCGGCCGGTGCGCTTTCGCAGTTCGATGAAGGAAGCCGGCGGCGTGCAGGCGCTGGAAATCCTCACCGACGCCGCCTACGCCGCCGGGTTCGACGAAGTGGAATTCCTGGAGGAACCGGCCGCCGCCGCGTACGGTTACCACGCCCAGACGCAGCGCCCGCGTCGCACGCTGATCCTCGACATCGGCGGCGGCACCACCGACATGGCGCTGGCCGACGTCGGCGGCGATAGCGCCGCGCCGATCGTGCACGACTCCTGGGGCGAGCCCGTGGGCGGCACCGACGTGGACATCGAACTGAGCATGCGCGGGGTGATGCCGCTGTTCGGCAAGGGCGTGACGCGCACGCCGGCGCATCAGTTCTACGAAGCCTCGGCCGTGCAGGACCTGCAACGCCAGGCGCGATTCCGCGAGACCTCGTTCGAGCACGTGGATGCACCCTACGGCCAGCGGCTGGAAGCGCTGAAAAAGCGCGGCCACACCGTGCGCCTGAACCGCGCGGTGGAGCGCGCGAAGATCCGCCTGAGCGAAGCCGAACGCATGACGCTGGAGCTCGATTTCATCGAGACCGGGCTGTCGGTGCCGATCGATGCGGCGCGACTGGGCGATGCGGCGTCGCCGTTCCTCCACCAGCTGCGCACGCTGATGGAACGCGCGCGCGATGACCTCGACCAGCCGCCGGAAACCGTCTACCTCACCGGCGGCATGTCGCGCTCACCGTACGTGCCGCGGCTGGTGAAGGAACTCTTCCCCGACGCGGAACTGGTCGCGGGCAACGCGTCACTCGGCGTGGTGACGGGGCTGGCGCACGCGGCGGCGGGACGCCGGGCGCCATAG
- a CDS encoding GNAT family N-acetyltransferase has product MTPQTHAIERDGERIDMQLRPLEPRDTEAALRLAERISSFGPPPWRDADQLRRVDRDTLRRAMEEGGEHRVIVVAVVDAQVIGLMHVTCLEDYYTRRRNAHVADLVVDAAWSGHGIGSLLMQQAEAWARARGDDWLSLSVFPQNEGAVRLYERSGFQPDIARYVKPLKPDT; this is encoded by the coding sequence ATGACGCCGCAGACGCACGCCATCGAACGCGATGGCGAACGTATCGACATGCAGCTCCGTCCGTTGGAACCGCGCGACACCGAGGCCGCGCTCCGCCTCGCCGAACGGATCTCGTCCTTCGGGCCGCCGCCGTGGCGCGATGCCGACCAGTTGCGGCGCGTGGATCGCGACACGCTGCGCCGGGCGATGGAGGAGGGCGGCGAGCACCGGGTGATCGTCGTCGCCGTCGTCGATGCGCAGGTCATCGGGCTGATGCACGTGACCTGCCTGGAGGACTACTACACGCGGCGCCGCAACGCGCACGTCGCCGATCTCGTGGTCGATGCGGCGTGGTCCGGGCACGGCATCGGTTCGCTGCTCATGCAACAGGCCGAGGCGTGGGCGCGCGCACGCGGCGACGACTGGCTCTCGCTCAGCGTCTTCCCGCAGAACGAAGGCGCGGTGCGGCTGTACGAACGCAGCGGGTTCCAGCCGGACATCGCCCGCTACGTGAAGCCGTTGAAGCCGGACACGTAG
- the glgX gene encoding glycogen debranching protein GlgX, with product MPRRLIRVSRIREGRPFPLGATFDGLGVNFALYSANATKVELCLFDSRGRESERIVLPEYTDEVWHGYLPDARPGQLYGYRVHGPYEPDAGHRFNPNKLLLDPYAKRIVGQVKWSPALFGYVLGHRDKDLSFDRRDSAPSMPKCAVVDPAFTWGADRPPETPWQKTVIYEAHVRGLTMRHPAVPDAWRGTFAGLQVDEVVDHIISLGVTAVELLPVHAYVDDSHLLERGLRNYWGYNTIGFFAPQARYMASDTVGEFKQMVARLHRAGLEVILDVVYNHTAEGNELGPTLSFRGIDNRSYYRLSEGRHYINDTGTGNTLDLTNPGALRMVNDSLRYWVEEMHVDGFRFDLATILGRERHGFDPRGGFLDACRQDPVLSRVKLIAEPWDVGPGGYQVGSFPPGWAEWNDRFRDNVRAFWRGDEGQLAEFATRITGSADLFDKGGRRPTASVNFVTAHDGFTLRDLVSYDGKHNDSNGEENRDGTDHNLSANYGAEGDTDDAGINALRARQQRNLLATLFLSQGTPMLLAGDESGRSQRGNNNAYCQDNELTWLDWEAANQEEAKSLTDFVRRLGEIRARYRLLHHGRFFRGQYDEALGLKDVTWLLPDGSEMADEHWHDPHGRALMMRLDGRSPSSGLNEPGSEVTLLLLVNAAADTVGFTLPEITGEHWRVLVDTSQAREGQSIAGGERWDAVDRSLALLAVERDATA from the coding sequence ATGCCCCGCCGGCTGATCCGCGTGTCCCGCATCCGGGAAGGGCGGCCCTTCCCGCTGGGCGCCACGTTCGACGGACTGGGCGTCAACTTCGCCCTGTACTCGGCCAACGCCACGAAGGTGGAACTGTGCCTGTTCGACTCACGCGGCCGCGAGAGCGAACGCATCGTGCTGCCCGAATACACCGACGAGGTGTGGCACGGTTACCTGCCCGACGCGCGCCCCGGCCAGTTGTACGGCTATCGCGTGCACGGGCCGTACGAACCCGACGCCGGCCACCGCTTCAACCCGAACAAGCTGCTGCTGGATCCGTACGCGAAACGCATCGTCGGCCAGGTGAAATGGTCGCCCGCGCTGTTCGGCTACGTGCTGGGGCATCGCGACAAGGACCTGAGTTTCGATCGCCGCGACAGCGCGCCATCGATGCCCAAGTGCGCGGTGGTCGATCCCGCGTTCACGTGGGGCGCCGACCGCCCGCCGGAAACGCCGTGGCAGAAGACCGTCATCTACGAGGCGCACGTCCGCGGCCTCACGATGCGCCACCCCGCCGTGCCCGACGCATGGCGTGGCACGTTCGCGGGGCTGCAGGTGGACGAGGTGGTCGATCACATCATCTCGCTCGGCGTCACGGCCGTCGAACTGCTGCCGGTGCACGCCTACGTCGACGACTCGCATCTGCTCGAACGCGGCCTGCGCAATTACTGGGGCTACAACACCATCGGCTTCTTCGCCCCGCAGGCGCGCTACATGGCCAGCGACACCGTCGGCGAGTTCAAGCAGATGGTCGCGCGACTGCATCGCGCCGGGCTGGAGGTGATCCTCGACGTCGTCTACAACCACACGGCCGAAGGCAACGAATTGGGGCCGACGCTCTCGTTCCGCGGCATCGACAACCGCAGCTATTACCGGTTGTCCGAAGGCCGGCACTACATCAACGACACCGGCACCGGCAACACGCTGGACCTCACCAATCCCGGCGCGCTGCGCATGGTCAACGACTCGCTGCGCTACTGGGTCGAGGAAATGCACGTCGACGGTTTCCGCTTCGACCTGGCGACGATCCTCGGCCGCGAGCGCCATGGCTTCGATCCGCGCGGCGGGTTCCTCGACGCGTGCCGGCAGGATCCGGTGCTCAGCCGCGTGAAGCTGATCGCCGAGCCGTGGGACGTCGGGCCCGGCGGTTACCAGGTCGGCAGTTTCCCGCCGGGCTGGGCCGAATGGAACGACCGCTTCCGCGACAACGTGCGCGCGTTCTGGCGCGGCGACGAGGGACAACTCGCGGAGTTCGCCACGCGCATCACCGGGTCGGCCGACCTGTTCGACAAGGGCGGGCGGCGGCCGACGGCGTCGGTCAACTTCGTCACCGCGCACGATGGCTTCACGCTGCGCGACCTCGTGTCGTACGACGGCAAGCACAACGACAGCAACGGCGAGGAAAACCGCGACGGCACCGACCACAACCTGTCGGCCAACTACGGCGCCGAAGGCGATACGGACGACGCCGGGATCAATGCGTTGCGCGCGCGGCAGCAGCGCAATCTCCTGGCGACGCTGTTCCTGTCGCAGGGCACGCCGATGCTGCTGGCGGGCGACGAGTCCGGCCGCAGCCAGCGCGGCAACAACAACGCGTACTGCCAGGACAACGAACTGACCTGGCTGGACTGGGAGGCCGCGAACCAGGAGGAAGCGAAGTCGCTGACCGATTTCGTGCGCCGCCTCGGCGAGATCCGCGCGCGCTACCGCCTGCTGCATCACGGCCGCTTTTTCCGGGGCCAATACGACGAGGCGCTCGGCCTGAAGGATGTCACCTGGCTGCTGCCCGACGGCAGCGAGATGGCCGACGAACACTGGCACGATCCGCACGGCCGCGCGCTGATGATGCGGCTGGACGGACGTTCGCCGTCGAGCGGCCTCAACGAACCGGGCAGCGAGGTCACCCTGCTCCTGCTGGTCAACGCTGCTGCCGACACGGTGGGCTTCACGCTGCCGGAAATCACCGGCGAACACTGGCGCGTGCTCGTCGACACCAGCCAGGCGCGCGAAGGCCAGTCGATCGCGGGCGGCGAACGCTGGGACGCCGTCGATCGATCGCTCGCGCTGCTCGCGGTCGAACGCGACGCGACGGCCTGA
- a CDS encoding DUF2934 domain-containing protein produces MSPPTHAPERDAARRARIERLAREIWESEGRPEGQALRHWGMAERLVEAEADDTDAPESSRKQGRRPPA; encoded by the coding sequence ATGAGCCCGCCGACACACGCACCGGAACGCGACGCCGCACGTCGCGCCCGCATCGAACGACTGGCCCGCGAAATCTGGGAATCCGAAGGACGCCCGGAAGGCCAGGCGCTGCGCCACTGGGGCATGGCCGAACGCCTGGTCGAGGCCGAAGCCGACGACACCGACGCCCCCGAATCCTCACGCAAGCAAGGCAGGCGACCGCCCGCATGA
- the treY gene encoding malto-oligosyltrehalose synthase → MTPIRATARLQLHVGFTLHDAAARVPYYAALGVSHLYLSPIGAAVPGSTHGYDAIDPTRVNPELGGEEALGALVERLRTHGLRLVLDIVPNHVAAHPDNPWWWDVLRHGRDSRHADWFDIDWDAPGCDRRLWLPVLEAPLATMLAQRKIEATSAGDEPLLTVGDQRFPLTVDTWPDTPSARAHWLHALDMDTRAGGERLRQLLERQPYRLAWWRTGNDRVNYRRFFDITSLVALRTEREDVFDAVHALPLRLIRDGVVDALRIDHVDGLADPRGYLHRLRAAVGSAARECDGADSPVAIHVEKILAPGESLPHDWPCDGTTGYDFMDQVGGLLHDGDGEAPLRALWRQRSGRSGDFAIEEHEARRQMLAGPLHSEFLRTLRALQVAADADDVARELGASLLARGLTALLARFPVYRTYAAPDGLHGDDAARFDAAVDAAKADADTAVGEAIDAIARLVRDRSDADALRALRQRIEHLTAPLNAKAVEDTAFYRHGVLLSRNEVGSHPTHFATSVDAFHAACIERAKHWPHALLITASHDHKRGEDVRARLAVLSERPDGWASRVEAFEALATPLRDDARAPSPGDTLMLWQMLVGAWPLDLSPDDAQGLDAFARRIAQWQQKAMREAKLATSWTQPDGAYESAADALLRRILTAHEGADLRAALHEAAMAIAPAGAVNGLAQTVLRLTVPGTPDLYQGTEGWDFSLVDPDNRRPVPYARNQAWLGDDAPWQALLERWRDGAIKARTIARLLQLRACEPALFARGTYEPVHCDDMPDAKVMAFHRRDGNTGLFVAVPRCIAPWLDGTQQPLPPPERWGRATFTLQHGRWRHVLDERTFDLADGRIALAELFRHSPVAVLIQTP, encoded by the coding sequence ATGACGCCGATCCGCGCCACCGCCCGCCTCCAGCTGCACGTGGGGTTCACCCTGCACGACGCCGCCGCGCGCGTGCCTTACTACGCCGCGCTGGGTGTCAGCCACCTGTACCTCTCGCCGATCGGCGCGGCGGTGCCGGGCTCGACGCACGGCTACGACGCCATCGACCCCACGCGTGTGAATCCGGAACTCGGCGGCGAGGAAGCGCTGGGCGCGCTGGTCGAGCGGCTCCGCACGCACGGCTTGCGCCTGGTGCTCGACATCGTGCCGAACCACGTCGCTGCGCACCCGGACAATCCGTGGTGGTGGGACGTGCTGCGCCACGGGCGCGACAGCCGCCATGCGGACTGGTTCGACATCGACTGGGACGCGCCGGGCTGCGACCGGCGCCTGTGGCTGCCGGTGCTGGAAGCGCCGCTGGCGACGATGCTGGCGCAGCGGAAGATCGAAGCGACGTCCGCCGGCGACGAGCCGCTGTTGACGGTCGGCGACCAGCGCTTTCCGTTGACGGTCGACACCTGGCCGGACACGCCGTCGGCGCGCGCGCACTGGCTGCACGCGCTCGACATGGACACGCGCGCGGGCGGCGAACGGCTGCGCCAATTGCTCGAACGCCAGCCGTATCGCCTGGCGTGGTGGCGCACCGGGAACGATCGCGTGAACTACCGCCGTTTCTTCGACATCACCTCGCTGGTCGCGCTGCGCACCGAACGCGAGGACGTGTTCGACGCCGTGCACGCGCTGCCGCTGCGGCTGATCCGCGACGGCGTCGTGGACGCGCTGCGCATCGACCACGTGGACGGGCTTGCCGATCCACGCGGGTATCTGCACCGCCTGCGCGCCGCGGTGGGTTCCGCCGCGCGCGAATGCGATGGTGCCGACTCGCCCGTCGCGATCCATGTCGAAAAGATCCTCGCGCCCGGGGAATCGCTGCCGCACGACTGGCCGTGCGATGGCACGACCGGTTACGACTTCATGGACCAGGTCGGCGGCCTGCTGCACGACGGCGACGGTGAAGCGCCGCTGCGTGCGCTCTGGAGGCAACGCAGCGGCCGCAGTGGCGACTTCGCCATCGAGGAGCACGAGGCCCGGCGGCAGATGCTGGCGGGACCGCTGCATTCGGAGTTCCTTCGCACGCTGCGCGCCCTGCAGGTCGCGGCCGACGCCGACGACGTCGCGCGCGAACTCGGCGCGTCGCTGCTCGCGCGCGGGCTTACGGCACTGCTCGCGCGCTTCCCGGTGTATCGCACTTACGCGGCGCCGGACGGATTGCACGGCGACGATGCGGCGCGTTTCGACGCCGCGGTGGACGCGGCGAAGGCCGACGCCGACACCGCCGTCGGCGAGGCGATCGATGCGATCGCCCGCCTCGTGCGCGATCGTTCCGACGCCGACGCGCTTCGCGCGTTACGCCAGCGCATCGAACACCTGACCGCGCCGCTCAACGCGAAGGCCGTCGAGGACACCGCGTTCTACCGGCACGGCGTGTTGCTGTCGCGCAACGAGGTGGGTTCGCATCCCACGCACTTCGCCACCAGCGTCGACGCCTTCCATGCAGCGTGCATCGAACGCGCGAAGCACTGGCCGCACGCGCTGCTGATCACCGCCAGCCACGACCACAAGCGTGGCGAGGACGTGCGCGCGCGGCTCGCCGTGCTGAGCGAGCGGCCGGACGGGTGGGCGTCGCGCGTCGAGGCATTCGAAGCGCTGGCCACGCCGCTGCGCGATGACGCACGGGCGCCCTCGCCCGGCGACACGCTGATGCTCTGGCAGATGCTGGTCGGCGCGTGGCCGCTGGACCTTTCGCCAGACGACGCCCAGGGCTTGGACGCCTTCGCGCGACGCATTGCGCAGTGGCAGCAGAAGGCGATGCGCGAGGCGAAGCTTGCGACCTCATGGACGCAACCCGACGGCGCGTACGAATCCGCGGCGGACGCGCTGCTGCGACGCATCCTCACCGCACACGAAGGCGCCGATCTGCGCGCCGCGCTTCACGAGGCCGCGATGGCAATCGCGCCGGCGGGCGCGGTCAACGGCCTCGCGCAGACCGTGTTGCGCCTGACCGTGCCCGGCACGCCCGATCTCTACCAGGGCACCGAAGGCTGGGACTTCTCGCTGGTCGATCCCGACAATCGCCGCCCCGTGCCGTATGCGCGCAACCAGGCATGGCTCGGCGACGACGCGCCGTGGCAGGCGCTGCTGGAACGCTGGCGCGACGGCGCGATCAAGGCGCGCACCATCGCCCGCCTGTTGCAGTTGCGTGCGTGCGAGCCGGCGCTGTTCGCGCGCGGCACGTACGAGCCCGTGCACTGCGACGACATGCCCGACGCGAAAGTCATGGCGTTCCATCGTCGCGACGGAAACACCGGGCTGTTCGTCGCCGTGCCGCGCTGCATCGCGCCGTGGCTTGACGGCACGCAGCAGCCGCTTCCGCCGCCGGAACGTTGGGGCCGCGCAACCTTCACGCTGCAACACGGGCGCTGGCGGCATGTTCTGGATGAACGCACGTTCGACCTCGCCGATGGGCGCATCGCGCTCGCCGAACTGTTCCGCCATTCCCCCGTCGCCGTATTGATCCAAACCCCATGA